One window of the Nitrospirota bacterium genome contains the following:
- a CDS encoding ABC transporter permease, whose protein sequence is MIISFWMRFKKNKLALLGGFIVACLFTIAILAPAITPYDPNTINVLNILEPPGFTHPFGTDDLGRDILSRIIWGSRISLSVGFVAVGISTFIGVILGAITGYYGGWTDRVIMRFVDIMLSIPTFFLLLAVIAFLEPGISNIMIVIGLTSWMGVTRLVRAEFLSVKEREFAQSARAIGSGDLRIIFRHILPNSMAPVLVSAVLGVAGAILTESALSFLGIGVQPPEASWGNILTIGKDNIEIAWWLSVFPGLAILITVLSYNLLGEGIRDAIDPHMKL, encoded by the coding sequence ATGATAATATCTTTTTGGATGCGTTTTAAAAAGAACAAACTCGCATTACTCGGCGGTTTTATCGTTGCATGTCTTTTTACAATAGCAATATTGGCGCCGGCCATTACACCCTATGATCCAAATACAATCAATGTACTTAATATCCTCGAACCACCCGGCTTTACACATCCGTTTGGTACTGATGACCTGGGCCGGGATATCCTGAGCCGCATCATCTGGGGATCACGAATCTCTTTATCAGTAGGATTTGTGGCAGTGGGTATTTCCACATTCATTGGTGTAATACTTGGGGCGATTACAGGATATTACGGAGGCTGGACCGATCGCGTCATAATGAGATTTGTGGATATTATGCTCTCAATTCCGACATTCTTCCTGTTACTGGCAGTCATCGCCTTTCTTGAGCCTGGGATAAGCAACATAATGATTGTAATCGGTCTTACATCATGGATGGGTGTAACAAGGCTTGTACGGGCAGAATTTCTGTCAGTTAAGGAGAGGGAATTTGCTCAGTCTGCAAGGGCTATAGGCTCGGGGGACCTCAGGATAATCTTCAGGCATATCCTTCCCAACTCCATGGCCCCTGTGCTTGTATCTGCAGTACTCGGGGTCGCAGGCGCCATCCTGACAGAGTCTGCGTTAAGCTTCCTCGGCATTGGCGTTCAGCCGCCTGAGGCAAGCTGGGGCAATATACTTACTATAGGCAAAGACAATATAGAGATTGCATGGTGGTTGTCCGTATTTCCCGGTCTTGCAATACTCATTACTGTCCTATCTTACAATCTCCTTGGCGAGGGCATCCGGGATGCCATAGACCCGCACATGAAGCTGTAA
- a CDS encoding methyl-accepting chemotaxis protein → MFLKKMKIKTRLLAGFTIALSLFVISGVITVVLLHKSDNNVKTVKDKSLPYALIAKDIAFDVVQVQQFLTDASATRDKEVFKEAEAFAVKFRQDVAKFKDMYRAENDQVSVMKMEDLESSFVRYYDTGKKMANAYINEGIEAGNIIMDEFDKTSEAITASVDEFVKQQSDEVIEMTSNVEDSIDLIITVLLIISVVSIAAGVFTAWYITSSIVNPLGKAVSVSNSIANGDLSVKIEYDNNDETGQLLHSMENMVNSLKKLISDMKSTSDNMASASEQLSASSEQMSKGVISQSDRSTQIASAAHEMAQTVVEIARNASSIATSASDTAKVAREGENIVDKSVSEVKDIASTMSESSKLMVSLGERSKQIGDIIRVISEIADQTNLLALNAAIEAARAGEQGKGFAVVADEVRKLAERTAKATSEIGSMIGAIQDEVQKSVTSMDEVKKMVGTGVEFSTQTGEALQKIVAAVSELQIMVQQIASATEEMSATSEQISGDIMAVANISKETSTGSEHIAEASSEVARLASRLLQMGGQFKI, encoded by the coding sequence ATGTTTCTAAAGAAAATGAAAATCAAGACTCGTCTTTTGGCTGGTTTCACAATTGCATTATCACTTTTTGTAATAAGCGGGGTCATAACTGTTGTTCTTTTGCATAAGTCTGACAACAATGTGAAAACTGTTAAAGATAAGAGCCTGCCATACGCCCTTATTGCAAAAGACATAGCCTTTGATGTCGTGCAGGTTCAGCAATTTCTTACGGATGCGTCTGCAACCCGGGATAAAGAGGTTTTCAAGGAAGCAGAGGCATTTGCAGTTAAATTCAGGCAGGATGTCGCTAAATTCAAGGATATGTACAGGGCAGAAAATGATCAGGTATCTGTTATGAAGATGGAAGACCTTGAGTCTTCATTTGTCAGATACTATGACACCGGCAAGAAAATGGCCAATGCCTATATCAATGAAGGCATTGAAGCTGGCAATATAATAATGGATGAATTTGATAAAACGAGTGAGGCAATTACGGCAAGTGTTGATGAATTTGTCAAACAGCAGTCAGATGAAGTTATTGAAATGACCAGCAATGTCGAGGATTCTATAGATTTGATCATAACGGTTCTTTTGATAATATCTGTGGTGTCAATTGCTGCAGGCGTTTTTACCGCATGGTACATAACATCAAGTATAGTTAACCCGTTAGGTAAGGCAGTAAGCGTTTCAAATTCTATTGCCAATGGAGATCTTTCTGTAAAGATCGAATATGACAACAATGATGAAACAGGTCAGCTGCTCCATTCAATGGAAAATATGGTGAATAGCCTCAAGAAACTTATTTCAGACATGAAGTCGACATCAGATAACATGGCCTCTGCAAGCGAACAATTGAGCGCAAGTTCAGAGCAGATGTCCAAAGGGGTAATTTCCCAGTCAGACAGGTCTACACAGATAGCCTCTGCTGCGCACGAAATGGCTCAGACTGTCGTCGAAATAGCAAGGAATGCATCAAGCATCGCAACGTCCGCCAGTGATACGGCAAAGGTAGCCAGGGAGGGAGAAAATATTGTTGACAAGTCGGTTTCAGAGGTAAAGGATATTGCTTCAACAATGAGTGAGTCGTCAAAGTTAATGGTTTCTCTCGGTGAAAGGTCCAAACAGATCGGCGACATTATCAGGGTAATAAGTGAGATTGCAGATCAGACCAATCTGCTTGCGTTAAATGCGGCCATCGAGGCGGCGCGCGCGGGTGAGCAGGGCAAAGGCTTTGCAGTTGTTGCTGATGAAGTAAGAAAACTCGCGGAGAGAACGGCCAAGGCCACATCAGAAATTGGTTCCATGATAGGAGCAATCCAGGATGAAGTGCAAAAGAGCGTTACATCAATGGATGAGGTAAAAAAGATGGTCGGGACAGGCGTGGAATTTTCCACTCAGACAGGAGAGGCCCTGCAGAAGATCGTAGCAGCGGTAAGCGAACTCCAGATTATGGTTCAGCAGATAGCCTCGGCAACAGAGGAGATGTCTGCCACATCCGAGCAGATCAGCGGGGATATAATGGCAGTAGCAAATATCTCCAAAGAGACATCTACAGGCTCGGAGCATATAGCAGAGGCATCTTCAGAGGTTGCCAGACTCGCCTCACGACTTCTTCAGATGGGCGGGCAATTCAAGATATGA
- a CDS encoding triose-phosphate isomerase: MRKHVIAANWKMNKTISEALQFVSDFRKMLRDTPVNNVDIILSPAFTAINAISDAVKSGGNIDVAAQDLYWEEKGAYTGEISAAMLADCGCKYVIVGHSERRQLFGETDEQISKKIRRAIYSGLRPLFCVGESLQQREDDETFRIIRNQVEKGVDGLSEEAVSSLLIAYEPVWAIGTGKNATSEQAAEVHGFIRSILRETYGRSVSETVRILYGGSVTPENAGGLIRQPDIDGALVGGASLKADSFFKIISSAAVN; the protein is encoded by the coding sequence TTGCGTAAACATGTGATAGCTGCAAACTGGAAGATGAATAAGACAATATCCGAGGCGTTGCAATTTGTGTCTGATTTCAGAAAAATGCTCAGGGATACACCTGTAAATAATGTGGATATCATCTTATCTCCGGCTTTTACTGCTATTAATGCCATATCAGATGCAGTAAAAAGTGGTGGCAATATTGATGTTGCAGCGCAGGATCTTTACTGGGAGGAGAAGGGGGCCTATACAGGTGAAATCTCGGCAGCGATGCTTGCCGATTGCGGGTGCAAATATGTCATAGTAGGGCATAGTGAGAGAAGACAGCTTTTTGGTGAAACGGATGAACAGATTAGCAAAAAGATAAGGCGAGCAATTTACTCAGGGCTCAGGCCCCTGTTTTGTGTCGGAGAATCACTCCAACAGAGGGAAGATGACGAGACATTCCGTATTATCAGGAATCAGGTTGAAAAGGGGGTTGATGGTTTAAGCGAAGAGGCTGTGAGTAGCCTGCTGATTGCCTATGAGCCTGTTTGGGCAATAGGGACAGGCAAAAACGCAACTTCAGAACAGGCAGCGGAGGTTCATGGATTTATAAGGTCTATATTAAGAGAGACTTACGGCAGGAGTGTATCTGAGACCGTCAGGATACTATACGGCGGGAGTGTGACGCCTGAAAATGCAGGCGGACTGATAAGGCAACCCGACATTGATGGTGCTCTTGTCGGAGGCGCAAGCCTTAAAGCCGATTCATTCTTTAAGATTATTTCGAGCGCAGCTGTTAATTAA
- the secG gene encoding preprotein translocase subunit SecG, protein MTIFLVIIHIIVSVFLIGVVLLQRGKGADMGAAFGGASSQSVFGSRGPGSFLSKLTTIAAVIFILTSFSLAFVGSDKGGSSVIPEQSQAPAMPQSVEPMPQSGAPASAPGSPAKTAVMPPASSGSESSPTAPARK, encoded by the coding sequence GTGACAATATTTCTTGTAATTATTCACATAATAGTATCTGTATTCCTCATTGGGGTGGTTTTGCTCCAAAGGGGAAAAGGGGCGGATATGGGTGCTGCCTTTGGAGGCGCATCAAGCCAGAGTGTTTTCGGCAGCCGCGGTCCGGGAAGTTTTTTAAGTAAACTTACGACGATCGCTGCAGTTATCTTTATATTAACATCTTTTTCCCTTGCCTTTGTAGGCAGTGACAAGGGTGGTTCATCTGTAATACCGGAACAATCACAGGCGCCTGCAATGCCTCAGTCTGTTGAACCAATGCCGCAATCAGGCGCTCCGGCATCAGCGCCAGGCTCGCCTGCAAAGACTGCTGTAATGCCGCCTGCATCATCCGGGTCTGAGTCCTCACCGACCGCACCAGCAAGGAAGTAG